Proteins encoded by one window of Cyclobacteriaceae bacterium:
- a CDS encoding bifunctional UDP-N-acetylmuramoyl-tripeptide:D-alanyl-D-alanine ligase/alanine racemase: protein MNFSALPEITGGKLLQLSADRPLVHLLTDSRKPVVHEGACFFAIAGDRHDGHDYIRSLYESGVYQFIVERNYPTRNLPQANILQVESTVGALQKIVAHHRKKFSIPVIGITGSNGKTIVKEWLYQLLAHEYTIVKNPGSYNSQIGVPLSVWHMQPHHQLGIFEAGVSFPGEMNNLREIINPSLGIFTTIGSAHDENFANRTEKIREKLNLFARVSTLIYCYDHHEIGDAVKQTEIPALNWGSSKHADVEVTRNDGSLNINWKQKQLQFDIQFPFVDAASVENGLHCVVAMLKLGYDPTIIQQRVKLLRSVPMRLELKEGINQCQLIDDTYNNDLAGLQMSIDFLRNQHQKQAKTIILSDILESGLAGEELVKRIATSINASGISKFIGIGKHLSQHANFFQADSKFFATTDAFLESMKPEWFQHEMILVKGARVFQFEKIVAALQKKVHGTVMEINLGALVHNLNEFRARLKPGTKLMVMVKAFAYGSGSIDIANVLQFHKVNYLGVAYADEGVELRRNNITIPIMVMNPSPDGFQAMIQNNLEPEVYSFKVLHELIAFLNGQSMSIHLKLDTGMHRLGFEETEIEGLIATLLENPNLNIASMFTHLAGADEKTHDEFSSQQVDRFTHMAEKISTALNIQPLLHVLNTSGIMRFPDWQFDMVRLGIGLYGASPVSGLSKLRPVATLKTVISQIKHIPKGETIGYGRRGVADSDITLATIAIGYADGFNRAFSRGVGQVLIKGKRAPVIGNVCMDMTMVDVTGIDAHEGDEVIVFGEGLPVDEVAAWINTIPYEILTNTSERVKRVFVAESM, encoded by the coding sequence ATGAATTTTTCAGCATTACCCGAAATTACAGGCGGAAAACTTTTGCAGCTTTCAGCGGATCGGCCACTGGTGCATTTGCTTACCGACAGCCGGAAACCGGTGGTGCATGAAGGCGCTTGCTTTTTTGCTATTGCAGGCGACAGGCATGATGGACACGATTACATCCGCTCGCTCTACGAATCGGGCGTATATCAGTTTATTGTTGAACGAAACTATCCAACCCGGAATTTGCCTCAGGCCAACATCTTGCAGGTGGAATCAACGGTAGGTGCGTTGCAGAAAATTGTCGCACACCACCGCAAAAAATTTTCGATACCGGTTATTGGCATTACAGGAAGCAACGGCAAGACCATCGTTAAAGAATGGCTATATCAGTTGCTCGCTCACGAATACACCATTGTTAAAAACCCGGGAAGCTATAACTCACAAATCGGTGTGCCCCTTTCGGTGTGGCATATGCAGCCACATCATCAACTTGGAATTTTTGAAGCAGGCGTTTCCTTTCCGGGAGAGATGAATAACCTCCGTGAAATAATCAATCCATCGTTAGGCATATTCACCACGATCGGATCTGCACACGATGAAAATTTCGCAAATCGCACCGAGAAGATCAGAGAAAAACTCAACTTGTTTGCACGGGTGTCAACCCTGATTTATTGCTACGATCACCACGAAATTGGTGATGCGGTGAAACAAACCGAAATACCTGCATTGAACTGGGGAAGCTCGAAACATGCGGATGTTGAGGTTACGCGAAATGACGGAAGCCTCAATATAAACTGGAAGCAAAAACAACTGCAGTTTGATATTCAGTTTCCCTTTGTAGATGCGGCATCTGTTGAAAATGGCTTGCACTGCGTAGTGGCCATGTTAAAGTTGGGGTATGACCCAACCATTATTCAACAACGCGTAAAATTACTCCGCTCGGTGCCTATGCGGTTGGAGTTGAAAGAAGGCATCAACCAATGCCAACTTATTGACGACACGTACAACAATGATTTGGCGGGTCTTCAGATGAGCATTGATTTTTTACGCAACCAACATCAAAAGCAAGCCAAAACCATTATCCTTTCGGATATTCTTGAGTCTGGGTTGGCTGGTGAAGAACTGGTAAAGCGTATTGCAACTTCCATTAACGCCAGTGGAATATCAAAATTCATAGGCATTGGTAAACATCTTTCGCAACACGCAAATTTCTTTCAGGCAGATTCAAAATTCTTTGCAACTACTGACGCGTTTCTTGAATCCATGAAACCCGAGTGGTTTCAACACGAGATGATTCTGGTTAAAGGAGCCCGCGTGTTTCAGTTTGAGAAAATTGTTGCGGCTCTTCAAAAGAAGGTGCATGGTACTGTGATGGAGATCAACCTTGGAGCGCTCGTACATAACCTGAATGAATTTCGTGCAAGGCTAAAACCTGGTACAAAGTTAATGGTGATGGTAAAGGCTTTTGCCTACGGAAGTGGCAGCATTGACATCGCCAACGTCTTGCAGTTTCACAAAGTAAACTACCTGGGTGTTGCGTATGCGGATGAAGGTGTTGAGCTTCGCAGAAACAACATCACTATACCCATCATGGTGATGAATCCATCACCAGATGGTTTTCAGGCCATGATACAAAACAACCTGGAGCCTGAGGTATACAGTTTTAAAGTTCTGCATGAATTGATTGCGTTTTTGAATGGCCAGTCTATGAGCATTCACCTGAAGCTGGACACGGGTATGCATCGATTAGGATTTGAAGAGACAGAAATTGAGGGATTGATTGCCACCCTTTTGGAAAACCCGAATTTGAATATTGCCAGTATGTTCACCCATTTGGCAGGCGCTGATGAAAAGACGCATGATGAATTTTCAAGCCAACAGGTTGATCGGTTTACTCACATGGCCGAAAAAATTTCCACGGCATTAAACATTCAGCCCCTGTTGCATGTATTGAATACATCGGGCATTATGCGTTTTCCCGACTGGCAATTTGATATGGTACGCCTGGGTATAGGATTGTATGGAGCAAGCCCCGTATCCGGGCTAAGTAAACTCAGGCCTGTGGCAACACTTAAAACAGTCATATCCCAAATCAAGCACATCCCGAAAGGAGAGACCATTGGATATGGACGAAGGGGTGTCGCTGATTCAGATATTACGTTGGCCACTATTGCCATCGGTTATGCCGATGGATTTAACCGTGCGTTTAGTCGCGGGGTAGGGCAAGTGTTGATAAAAGGCAAACGCGCACCGGTTATTGGAAATGTATGCATGGACATGACCATGGTTGATGTTACCGGAATTGATGCCCATGAAGGTGATGAAGTGATTGTTTTTGGCGAGGGACTTCCTGTTGATGAGGTTGCTGCCTGGATTAATACCATTCCCTATGAAATTTTAACCAATACAAGTGAACGGGTGAAACGTGTGTTTGTGGCAGAGAGTATGTAG
- a CDS encoding tRNA-binding protein, with product MMSISWQDFEKVDIRVGTVVRAENFEGARKPAIKIWVDLGDLGIKKSSAQITDLYTPETLIGKRVVCVVNFPEKQIGNFMSEVLVTGFPDSNNRIVLCTTDGEVPNGARLF from the coding sequence ATTATGAGCATTTCCTGGCAGGATTTTGAAAAAGTAGACATTCGGGTGGGTACCGTGGTGCGGGCAGAAAATTTTGAGGGGGCCCGTAAACCAGCCATAAAAATCTGGGTTGATTTGGGAGATTTGGGTATCAAAAAATCAAGCGCCCAGATTACCGATTTATATACCCCCGAAACGTTGATTGGCAAGCGTGTTGTCTGTGTGGTGAACTTTCCGGAAAAGCAAATAGGAAATTTTATGTCGGAAGTTTTGGTTACGGGTTTTCCGGATTCCAACAACCGTATTGTTCTTTGTACTACAGATGGTGAGGTGCCCAACGGAGCCCGTCTTTTTTAA
- a CDS encoding FeoA family protein: MANGKRSVAQMRPGEVAIIASLEDDDLSTKLMEMGCLPGASIRFNFRAPFGDPVCISVSGYELSLRVAEASTISILN; encoded by the coding sequence ATGGCAAACGGCAAAAGAAGTGTTGCCCAGATGCGACCGGGGGAAGTGGCGATTATTGCCAGCTTAGAAGATGATGACCTGTCGACCAAATTAATGGAAATGGGTTGCCTTCCCGGGGCAAGCATACGGTTTAACTTCAGGGCTCCGTTTGGCGATCCGGTTTGTATCAGTGTTTCAGGTTATGAACTTTCCCTCCGCGTAGCCGAAGCTTCAACGATTTCTATTCTTAACTAG
- a CDS encoding S41 family peptidase, with product MRAIWKTAFLLVIVMISFSSCNDDENGAVKSYVNSWIYDNMEFWYYWNTELPTNPNRSLEPPDFFESLLSSQDRFSWIQDNFEELLNSLQGITKEAGYEFKLYQEQGTTNVFMQVMYIKPSSPAENAGLLRGDIIELVNGTQMNLDNYQSLLSSLSENHTISYKRHNGTNFVDLGTLSLTTVEYAENPNFLHEIYLIDGKKIGYYVYTFFANGPTENSNQYNSEMNEVFSDFQTAGITELIIDLRFNRGGSETATINLASLIAKDVTPSTIFAKREYNDLVEDAILNEPSLGPDFLTSKFISLSQNIGAQISKVYILTSSNTASASELLINGLRPFMEVKLIGNTTYGKNYGSITITDEDNPSNKWGMQPIVVKSYNSLDQSDYDNGFTPDILDEDNDLVLYPLGDVNERLLNLALEDIVGGTVGGRKATGDVAGNSVEFKSLTGRRSNYLEGNDQRKRLNRLMDTFMVNH from the coding sequence ATGAGGGCAATTTGGAAGACAGCATTTTTGTTGGTAATTGTGATGATTTCGTTTTCATCGTGTAACGATGATGAAAACGGAGCCGTAAAATCGTATGTAAACAGTTGGATTTACGATAACATGGAATTCTGGTATTACTGGAATACCGAGTTGCCCACAAACCCCAATCGATCACTAGAACCGCCTGATTTTTTTGAATCGCTTCTTTCATCTCAAGATCGCTTTTCGTGGATACAGGATAACTTTGAGGAACTCTTGAATTCGCTTCAAGGCATTACAAAAGAAGCGGGTTATGAATTCAAACTTTATCAGGAACAAGGCACAACAAATGTTTTCATGCAAGTGATGTATATAAAACCAAGCTCACCGGCTGAGAATGCTGGCTTGTTGCGAGGAGACATTATTGAGCTTGTGAACGGTACACAGATGAATCTCGACAACTACCAGAGCTTGCTTAGCAGCCTAAGTGAGAATCATACCATTTCATACAAGCGACACAATGGAACAAACTTTGTTGACCTCGGAACACTCTCATTGACAACTGTTGAATATGCTGAAAACCCGAACTTTCTGCACGAAATCTATTTGATAGATGGAAAGAAAATCGGGTATTATGTGTATACGTTTTTTGCAAACGGGCCAACAGAAAACAGCAATCAGTATAATAGTGAAATGAACGAGGTGTTCTCTGATTTTCAAACCGCAGGTATTACTGAACTGATTATTGATTTACGTTTTAACAGAGGAGGATCAGAAACTGCAACGATTAATCTGGCCAGTCTGATTGCCAAAGACGTAACACCGTCAACTATCTTCGCCAAACGAGAATACAATGACCTGGTAGAAGACGCCATTCTAAATGAACCATCATTAGGCCCTGACTTCCTCACTTCAAAATTTATATCGCTATCACAAAATATCGGAGCACAAATTTCTAAAGTGTATATTCTCACCAGTTCAAATACTGCCTCGGCCAGTGAGCTATTGATTAACGGTTTGCGACCATTTATGGAAGTTAAGCTCATTGGCAACACAACATATGGAAAGAACTATGGATCGATAACTATAACGGATGAAGACAATCCTTCCAATAAGTGGGGCATGCAGCCCATTGTTGTAAAGTCGTATAACAGTTTGGATCAATCCGATTACGACAATGGCTTTACGCCCGACATTTTGGATGAAGACAATGATCTGGTTTTATATCCCCTTGGTGATGTTAATGAACGGCTACTTAATCTGGCCCTTGAAGATATTGTTGGAGGAACAGTTGGTGGTCGTAAAGCTACAGGTGATGTTGCCGGAAATTCAGTTGAATTCAAATCCCTTACTGGCAGAAGATCAAATTACCTGGAAGGCAATGACCAGCGTAAACGACTCAATCGGTTGATGGATACTTTCATGGTTAATCACTAG